One window from the genome of Leuconostoc suionicum encodes:
- a CDS encoding nucleoside/nucleotide kinase family protein, with the protein MIDLVSFIEGRYVAPFMVIGITGSVAVGKSTFARNLAENLSRHGLKSTVISTDDFLMSNKELHERGLFEQKGFPQTYHIDQLEQVIKQFHSGEKSVDIPIYTQELADIHPNETQTVELPNILIIEGVTALQLPAEQLDLKIFIDANLADIKKWYLTRTLEVTALAKDDPSSWRYNYAKMPLDEFTKLAMQVWQTTNQKNLDDYILPTKTLADVVVYVNQQHDIFDIELK; encoded by the coding sequence ATGATTGATTTGGTTAGTTTCATTGAAGGTAGATATGTTGCACCATTTATGGTCATTGGTATCACTGGTTCGGTGGCAGTTGGGAAAAGTACGTTCGCACGTAATTTGGCCGAAAATTTAAGTAGGCACGGCTTGAAATCAACAGTTATTAGTACTGATGATTTTTTGATGTCTAATAAAGAACTCCATGAGCGAGGTTTGTTTGAACAAAAAGGTTTTCCACAAACCTATCACATTGATCAATTGGAGCAAGTAATCAAACAATTTCATTCGGGGGAAAAGTCGGTAGATATTCCGATTTATACACAGGAGCTTGCCGATATCCACCCAAATGAAACGCAGACTGTGGAACTACCAAATATTCTTATAATTGAAGGGGTAACTGCTTTGCAGTTGCCAGCTGAGCAACTGGATTTAAAAATATTTATAGATGCTAATCTGGCAGACATTAAGAAATGGTATTTAACTCGAACACTTGAAGTAACTGCTTTAGCAAAAGATGATCCTTCAAGTTGGCGCTATAATTATGCCAAAATGCCCTTGGATGAATTTACAAAATTAGCGATGCAAGTGTGGCAAACTACAAATCAAAAAAATTTGGATGACTATATTTTGCCGACAAAAACACTTGCTGATGTGGTTGTTTATGTTAATCAACAACATGATATTTTTGATATCGAATTAAAATGA
- a CDS encoding cold-shock protein, whose translation MEKGTVKWFNGEKGYGFITRESGEDVFAHFSAIQGDGFKTLDEGQAVTFDVETSDRGLQATNITKG comes from the coding sequence ATGGAAAAAGGCACAGTAAAGTGGTTTAACGGAGAAAAGGGTTACGGATTCATCACACGCGAAAGCGGCGAAGATGTATTTGCACATTTCTCAGCTATCCAAGGTGACGGCTTCAAGACTCTTGACGAAGGTCAAGCAGTTACATTTGACGTTGAAACTTCAGACCGCGGTTTGCAAGCAACAAACATCACAAAGGGTTAA
- a CDS encoding MDR family MFS transporter, which translates to MSDTITDTHGKSVNRLAMMLVLLIGVFAVMLMQTSLGTAQPALMKAFDVNASTVQWLTTIFLMANGIMVPVSAFLTTRIPTKTLYLSALILFTAGTFLAFMTPTSAFWLLMVARVLQAMAVGVLMPLMQVVSLTLFDAESRGKAMGLGGLVVGMAPAIGPTLSGWILEKDHTVLGFTLQNSWRSIFLIDLPVVIIVIIASFFVFHDVLPTRNISLNVRSLIESTFGFGLILFGFAMVSTHGWGDFGWVIAPLIVGLLIIAEFMWHQSRMEKPFLDMSVFKNKQFTITTILVSLVMMSMIGVEMILPIFLQNIRGMTPLHSGLTLLPGALMMGLISPIAGAFYDRHGAKRLAITGFSILIIGTFPLFYMTADTPSMYITGLYTLRMFGIAMTMMPLTASAMGALSPDTAAQGTAANNTMRQIASSLGTAILASVMQSVTDSNKPSSALKGQDPLAWAQKTIDATLNGFHASFLLASCFAIVGVLIAFTLHSGKVNTPSKMEVSK; encoded by the coding sequence ATGTCAGATACAATTACAGATACACATGGCAAAAGCGTTAACCGCTTAGCCATGATGCTTGTCTTATTAATTGGTGTGTTTGCTGTGATGTTGATGCAGACATCGCTAGGAACTGCGCAACCAGCATTAATGAAAGCGTTTGATGTTAATGCTTCCACTGTACAATGGCTTACAACAATTTTCTTGATGGCTAACGGTATCATGGTGCCAGTTTCTGCCTTCTTAACCACAAGAATTCCAACAAAAACGCTTTATTTATCAGCGTTAATTTTATTTACTGCGGGGACATTTTTGGCCTTTATGACGCCAACAAGTGCTTTTTGGTTGCTAATGGTTGCTCGTGTACTACAAGCGATGGCTGTTGGTGTTTTGATGCCTTTAATGCAGGTTGTGTCACTAACGTTATTTGATGCAGAATCTCGTGGAAAAGCCATGGGATTAGGCGGTTTAGTTGTTGGTATGGCGCCTGCCATTGGTCCTACTCTGTCGGGCTGGATTTTAGAAAAAGATCATACGGTTCTAGGTTTTACTTTGCAAAACTCATGGCGCTCAATTTTTCTTATTGACCTTCCTGTGGTAATCATTGTGATCATTGCATCGTTCTTCGTCTTTCATGATGTATTGCCAACAAGGAACATTTCTCTAAACGTTCGTTCGTTGATCGAGTCAACCTTTGGCTTTGGGTTAATTTTGTTTGGGTTTGCAATGGTATCCACTCATGGTTGGGGAGACTTTGGCTGGGTTATTGCACCGTTGATAGTTGGTCTTTTAATTATTGCGGAATTTATGTGGCACCAATCTAGAATGGAAAAGCCATTCTTAGATATGTCAGTATTTAAGAATAAGCAATTTACTATCACCACTATCTTGGTTTCTTTGGTTATGATGTCAATGATTGGTGTTGAAATGATTTTGCCAATCTTCTTACAAAATATCCGTGGAATGACACCTTTGCATTCAGGATTAACATTGTTGCCTGGTGCTCTAATGATGGGGCTAATCTCTCCAATTGCCGGAGCTTTTTATGATAGACACGGCGCTAAGCGCTTGGCTATTACCGGATTTTCAATCTTAATTATTGGTACCTTTCCACTATTTTACATGACAGCTGATACACCTTCTATGTATATTACAGGGTTATATACGTTACGTATGTTTGGTATCGCAATGACGATGATGCCTTTAACAGCTTCGGCCATGGGCGCTTTATCTCCTGATACTGCAGCACAAGGAACAGCTGCTAATAATACAATGCGTCAAATTGCTTCATCATTAGGAACAGCAATCTTGGCTTCAGTAATGCAATCAGTAACAGATAGCAATAAACCATCTTCAGCATTGAAGGGACAGGATCCATTGGCATGGGCCCAAAAAACAATTGATGCAACATTAAACGGTTTTCACGCATCATTCCTTTTGGCATCGTGCTTTGCAATTGTAGGTGTCCTTATTGCATTCACTTTGCACAGTGGTAAAGTAAACACACCATCAAAGATGGAGGTTTCCAAATGA
- the atpB gene encoding F0F1 ATP synthase subunit A, giving the protein MDDPTATFKFLGLTFDWTTIISTLLAMAIVVIVSIVLTRKLSVKPNKRQNAIEYLLDFTNGIVNGQLTKKQARQFGLFAFTLFFFVIVSNEMGLLIQFKLGDGVTYIKSPTADPIVTMTLAIMSLMVAHGMGVQELGFKGYIKNMFFTPYSWMLPLNIIEQLANFLTLSLRLFGNIFAGEMLLTLVANSLAWPGHFNGLWSVLALPIEMVWQGFSLFIGGIQAYVFVILTGVFISQLSGNE; this is encoded by the coding sequence ATGGATGACCCAACGGCAACGTTTAAGTTTCTTGGTCTAACTTTTGATTGGACAACGATTATTTCAACGTTGCTGGCTATGGCAATTGTTGTCATTGTTTCAATTGTATTGACTCGCAAACTTAGTGTAAAGCCTAACAAACGGCAAAATGCAATTGAATATTTGTTAGATTTCACCAACGGTATCGTGAATGGACAACTAACAAAGAAGCAAGCGCGCCAGTTTGGTTTGTTTGCATTTACATTGTTCTTCTTTGTGATTGTTTCAAATGAAATGGGCTTGCTAATACAATTTAAGCTTGGCGATGGTGTGACTTATATTAAGTCACCAACTGCCGATCCAATTGTAACAATGACGCTTGCAATTATGTCGTTAATGGTTGCTCACGGTATGGGTGTGCAAGAACTTGGTTTTAAAGGTTATATTAAAAACATGTTTTTCACCCCATATTCATGGATGCTTCCGTTGAATATTATTGAACAATTAGCCAATTTCTTGACGTTGTCACTGCGTTTGTTTGGTAACATCTTCGCTGGTGAAATGTTACTAACGCTCGTGGCTAACAGTTTGGCCTGGCCTGGGCACTTTAATGGGCTCTGGTCAGTGCTAGCATTGCCGATTGAAATGGTCTGGCAAGGCTTTTCACTCTTCATCGGTGGTATTCAGGCATATGTGTTTGTCATTTTGACAGGTGTATTCATCTCACAATTGTCTGGTAACGAGTAA
- a CDS encoding uracil-xanthine permease family protein produces MSKNQNNAIYDLHDKPPFFTWLGLSLQHLFSMFGATILVPLLVGLNPGVALFTSGVGTLLHLLITHGKVPAYMGSSFAFIIPMTSLLKTVGYPAVAQGIISVGLVYLVVAFIVTFTGTAWIEYIFPAEVVGPIIMVIGLSLAGSAASSATTMNGHYDIRVFTVALVTLLATIAFNMFLKGFLGLLPVLLGIIFGYIVALITGLVDLSPVASAHWFQLPNFETFIGKDGFVFYPAAVLSMAPLALVTLSEHLGHLMVLSKITGTDFFENPGLKRTLTGDGTASVVAGLIGGPAVTSYGENIGVMQLSRVYSVWVIGGAAFFAVIFSFVGKLSALISTIPGAVTGGVGFMLYGVIAAAGLQVIVDNKVDYSKKRNLMIAAPIMVVGIGNFHLQLSTQVDFSGVAIATILGIVLNLVLPKVAASEK; encoded by the coding sequence ATGTCAAAAAATCAAAATAATGCGATTTATGATTTACATGATAAGCCACCCTTTTTTACATGGTTAGGTTTATCATTGCAACATCTGTTTTCTATGTTCGGCGCTACTATCTTAGTGCCATTACTTGTTGGCCTCAATCCTGGAGTAGCCTTGTTTACGTCAGGAGTTGGTACGCTACTTCATTTACTGATTACACATGGTAAAGTACCAGCTTATATGGGATCGAGCTTTGCCTTCATTATTCCCATGACTTCCTTACTGAAGACGGTTGGTTATCCAGCCGTAGCGCAAGGAATTATCTCTGTTGGTCTAGTATATTTGGTTGTTGCTTTCATTGTAACTTTTACTGGCACTGCTTGGATTGAATATATTTTCCCAGCTGAGGTCGTGGGGCCAATCATTATGGTGATTGGCTTGAGTCTAGCTGGTTCTGCTGCTTCTTCAGCAACTACCATGAACGGGCATTATGATATTCGTGTGTTTACGGTCGCACTGGTTACGTTGTTGGCAACGATTGCCTTTAATATGTTCTTAAAGGGATTTTTAGGACTATTGCCAGTGCTACTAGGCATCATCTTTGGCTATATTGTGGCTTTAATTACGGGTCTAGTAGATTTGAGCCCAGTGGCTTCTGCCCATTGGTTCCAATTACCTAATTTTGAGACGTTCATTGGTAAAGATGGTTTCGTCTTTTATCCAGCGGCTGTATTGAGCATGGCACCATTAGCTTTAGTTACGCTGTCTGAACATTTAGGACATTTGATGGTTTTGTCAAAAATCACAGGAACTGACTTTTTTGAAAATCCAGGTTTGAAGCGTACCTTAACGGGGGATGGTACGGCTTCCGTTGTTGCTGGATTGATTGGCGGACCAGCGGTAACGTCTTACGGTGAAAACATCGGTGTCATGCAATTAAGCCGTGTTTATTCAGTTTGGGTCATTGGCGGAGCAGCCTTTTTTGCGGTCATCTTTAGTTTTGTTGGCAAGCTATCGGCTTTGATTTCAACGATCCCTGGCGCTGTTACGGGTGGTGTTGGCTTTATGTTGTACGGTGTCATTGCGGCTGCAGGGTTGCAAGTTATCGTTGACAATAAGGTTGATTATAGTAAGAAACGTAATTTAATGATTGCAGCACCTATTATGGTTGTCGGTATCGGAAACTTTCATTTACAATTAAGCACACAAGTTGATTTTTCTGGTGTTGCCATTGCTACTATTTTGGGCATTGTATTGAATTTAGTTTTGCCAAAAGTGGCTGCAAGTGAAAAGTAA
- the helD gene encoding RNA polymerase recycling motor HelD — protein sequence MNEKIKQVETQYLNKTLKKMNQSLIDIEAEINRTNKNISDVSKSWGDVRLKTDTYSGIVETAMSVRQQQQMLAERENSKTRAEVRFETLKKQIKKPYFARIDFSESVSDSGEPETIYIGLGSFSDDDNNYYVYDWRAPVASIYYDGGIGDVEYLTPDGSQKAHVTLKRQLQIEDGVIVTLFDTEEAIGDAMLMNALNGESSTKMKSIVTTIQKEQNKIIRNTNADLLFVQGAAGSGKTAAVLQRIAYLLYRYRGKLTSGQVILFSPNQLFNDYIDQVLPELGEQNMVQMTFYQYASRRLPKIAVETLQERFEIDKADSKLSLIKGSLMMFKAVEAYANSLNKHGMKLRSIVFRNEPLIPKERIAEIYYQYNENYKLSQRLEATRDTLMRILSSRLGTEMRKDWVDLEIENLSKQEYDELVGAGRVRMGDNEEADAAAVTRRTQLGQGEQEREFSSEKAERKFLAKQIVTRALKPLAQQIRRGRFLNINAQFVDFMREAHKYIDLSAYGVSDEGWQLHVEQVINNLKNHQLSLADTTIYLYLYDLITGKHGERDIRFLFIDEIQDYTPFQLAFLKFSFPLAKFTVLGDLNQAIFTKDNATHLREDFATLFAPERVENIQLTQTYRSTQQITDFTKEILIDGQNIDAFNRNGEKPVVHIGQSEKELLQLLKVQLQGNAQEQESTAIITKTLADAKSLAQALNDKNVTLIQSENQRLAPGAIIVPSYLAKGLEFDAVIIWHADTTRYTDNSERRLLYTVASRAMHRLTLLSEKNATPLLNNVAKDLYEVR from the coding sequence TTGAACGAAAAAATAAAACAAGTTGAAACGCAATATTTGAACAAAACCCTCAAGAAGATGAATCAATCGTTGATTGACATCGAAGCTGAGATAAACCGTACCAATAAGAACATTAGTGATGTTTCAAAAAGCTGGGGCGATGTGCGCTTAAAGACAGACACGTACTCTGGCATTGTTGAAACAGCTATGTCAGTGCGTCAGCAGCAACAGATGCTTGCTGAACGCGAGAACTCAAAAACACGAGCAGAAGTACGTTTTGAAACATTAAAAAAACAAATTAAAAAGCCATATTTCGCACGTATAGATTTTAGTGAATCAGTTAGTGATAGTGGTGAACCCGAGACAATTTATATTGGGCTTGGATCTTTTAGTGACGATGACAATAACTACTATGTATATGATTGGCGTGCGCCAGTGGCTTCAATTTATTATGATGGCGGTATTGGGGATGTCGAGTACTTAACGCCAGATGGTTCACAAAAAGCTCATGTGACCTTGAAGCGACAGTTGCAGATTGAAGATGGTGTGATCGTGACACTCTTTGATACGGAAGAAGCAATTGGTGATGCAATGTTGATGAATGCTTTAAATGGTGAATCATCAACAAAAATGAAATCAATTGTTACAACTATTCAAAAAGAACAGAATAAAATCATTCGTAATACGAATGCTGACTTATTATTTGTCCAAGGAGCAGCTGGTTCGGGTAAAACAGCAGCGGTTTTGCAACGCATTGCGTATTTGCTTTACCGTTACCGAGGAAAGTTGACTAGTGGACAAGTCATTCTGTTTAGTCCAAACCAATTGTTCAATGATTATATTGATCAAGTTTTGCCAGAGTTAGGCGAGCAAAATATGGTGCAAATGACCTTCTATCAGTATGCTTCACGTCGCTTGCCTAAAATTGCTGTTGAAACATTGCAGGAACGTTTCGAGATTGATAAAGCAGACAGTAAATTGTCACTCATTAAAGGTAGTTTAATGATGTTTAAAGCTGTTGAGGCATATGCAAATAGCTTAAATAAACACGGAATGAAGCTCCGCAGTATTGTATTCCGCAACGAACCACTCATACCGAAGGAACGCATCGCTGAAATTTATTATCAATATAATGAAAATTACAAGCTCAGTCAACGCTTAGAAGCAACTCGTGATACATTGATGCGTATATTAAGTAGTCGTTTAGGAACAGAAATGCGCAAAGATTGGGTTGATCTTGAGATTGAAAATTTATCTAAGCAAGAATATGATGAATTAGTTGGCGCAGGTCGTGTCAGAATGGGCGATAATGAAGAGGCGGATGCCGCAGCTGTTACACGTCGTACGCAACTTGGTCAGGGTGAACAAGAACGTGAGTTCTCTAGTGAAAAGGCGGAACGAAAGTTTTTGGCAAAGCAAATTGTAACGCGCGCGTTAAAGCCATTAGCTCAGCAAATTCGTCGTGGACGCTTTTTAAATATCAATGCACAGTTCGTTGATTTTATGCGTGAAGCCCACAAATATATTGATTTATCAGCTTATGGTGTTTCAGATGAAGGATGGCAGTTACATGTTGAACAAGTGATTAATAATTTAAAAAATCATCAATTATCACTTGCTGACACAACAATTTATCTCTATCTCTATGACTTAATTACTGGTAAACATGGTGAGCGTGATATTCGTTTCTTGTTTATTGATGAAATTCAAGATTACACACCATTCCAGTTAGCATTTTTGAAATTTAGTTTTCCATTGGCCAAATTCACTGTGTTAGGTGATTTGAATCAAGCCATTTTCACAAAAGACAATGCTACTCATCTAAGAGAAGATTTTGCAACACTATTTGCACCAGAACGTGTGGAAAATATTCAATTAACGCAAACTTATCGTTCAACACAACAAATAACAGACTTCACAAAAGAAATTCTAATTGATGGTCAAAATATTGATGCTTTCAATCGAAATGGCGAAAAGCCAGTGGTCCATATAGGGCAAAGCGAAAAGGAATTATTACAGTTATTAAAAGTACAATTGCAAGGTAATGCTCAAGAGCAAGAATCTACAGCAATTATTACCAAAACATTGGCCGATGCAAAATCTTTGGCACAGGCTCTAAATGATAAAAATGTTACTTTGATTCAATCAGAAAACCAACGTTTGGCTCCCGGTGCCATTATTGTGCCATCTTACCTTGCCAAAGGCTTGGAATTTGATGCAGTTATTATATGGCATGCGGATACAACGAGATATACTGATAACAGTGAACGTCGTTTACTATACACTGTAGCATCTCGGGCAATGCACCGTTTGACATTACTTTCAGAAAAAAATGCGACACCGCTATTAAATAATGTAGCGAAAGATCTTTACGAGGTTCGTTAA
- a CDS encoding DUF4811 domain-containing protein: MIILIMALFAILAFLANMMLENRIIRLTITSIMFLGLVISVVGIVANMHDHYGMKQVTTTKKEQIYTAGSANQGFGMLLYQAVGTNGKENVYIYKTSSDAKKTHVAKPDLNTTSNQESISGNKAYKVTKTTRWVYKNSTYKLLFGIADNNNSLKHRYTTYQVPSTWIALTTAQAKSLSAKMTPKTDAEKVAAAEQQKQLAALAQTDPDKAAQMQVKAVKTALNIK; encoded by the coding sequence ATGATTATTTTAATTATGGCTCTATTTGCTATCTTAGCCTTTTTAGCAAATATGATGTTAGAAAACCGTATTATTCGTTTAACTATTACATCTATTATGTTCCTCGGCCTGGTTATTTCAGTGGTTGGCATTGTTGCAAATATGCATGACCACTATGGCATGAAACAGGTTACTACAACAAAGAAGGAACAGATCTATACAGCCGGAAGTGCCAATCAAGGTTTTGGTATGTTATTGTATCAAGCTGTTGGCACTAATGGAAAAGAAAATGTTTACATCTATAAAACTAGTTCTGATGCTAAGAAGACACATGTAGCAAAGCCAGATTTAAACACAACGTCTAATCAGGAAAGTATTTCTGGTAATAAAGCATATAAAGTTACTAAAACAACGCGTTGGGTCTATAAAAATAGCACCTATAAATTATTGTTTGGTATCGCTGACAATAACAATTCTTTAAAGCATCGCTACACTACGTATCAGGTACCAAGTACATGGATCGCATTAACAACAGCACAAGCGAAATCATTGTCTGCTAAAATGACACCTAAAACGGACGCAGAGAAAGTCGCTGCTGCCGAACAACAAAAGCAGTTAGCAGCACTTGCTCAAACCGATCCTGATAAGGCAGCACAAATGCAAGTTAAAGCGGTTAAGACAGCTTTAAATATTAAGTAA
- a CDS encoding MarR family winged helix-turn-helix transcriptional regulator, producing the protein MKPISLIFSELYDKVLLQYQQKSDSSEHFPNMSANDEYYIDLLYTLENPTVTSFAEKAKISKPAATRIIHRFVAEKYLVKRPSKVDKRTSYLELSQEIKENCEKNHQLFDQVFLDSISVLSPEEQKVLHKIMFKINEKI; encoded by the coding sequence ATGAAACCTATTAGTCTCATTTTTTCAGAACTGTATGACAAAGTACTGCTACAATACCAACAGAAATCTGATAGCAGTGAACATTTTCCGAACATGTCGGCAAATGACGAATATTATATCGACCTCTTATACACCCTAGAGAACCCGACTGTAACTAGCTTTGCGGAAAAGGCGAAAATATCTAAACCAGCAGCCACTCGTATTATTCATCGTTTCGTTGCTGAAAAGTACCTAGTCAAAAGGCCTTCTAAAGTCGATAAACGTACCTCTTACCTGGAGTTAAGCCAAGAAATCAAAGAAAACTGTGAAAAAAACCATCAACTATTTGATCAGGTTTTTCTTGACTCGATTTCAGTGCTTTCACCTGAAGAACAAAAGGTGCTTCACAAAATAATGTTTAAAATCAATGAAAAAATATGA
- the gpmA gene encoding 2,3-diphosphoglycerate-dependent phosphoglycerate mutase → MAKLVLIRHGQSEWNALNLFNGWIDTKLSEKGIAQAKEAGDLLAAEGIQFDQAYTSVLTRAIQTLHFALEEAGQLFIPEAKSWRLNERHYGALQGQNKAEAAEKWGDEQVHIWRRSYDVLPPLLDSYEETMTVQGNTYPAFDRRYADVPEGELPLGENLKITLERVLPFWESDISKDLKAGKNVVIAAHGNSLRALVKHLENISDDDILNVEIANGQPLVYDLADDLSVVSKKTLTK, encoded by the coding sequence ATGGCTAAGTTAGTATTAATCCGTCACGGTCAAAGTGAATGGAATGCATTGAACTTGTTTAATGGTTGGATTGACACAAAGTTGTCTGAAAAAGGTATTGCCCAAGCTAAAGAAGCTGGTGATCTTTTGGCTGCTGAAGGTATTCAATTTGACCAAGCGTATACGTCAGTTTTGACGCGTGCAATCCAAACGTTGCACTTTGCTTTGGAAGAAGCCGGACAATTGTTTATTCCAGAAGCAAAGTCATGGCGTTTGAATGAACGTCATTATGGCGCACTACAAGGTCAAAACAAAGCTGAAGCAGCCGAAAAGTGGGGAGATGAACAAGTTCACATCTGGCGTCGTTCATATGACGTTTTGCCGCCATTGTTGGACTCATACGAAGAGACAATGACAGTACAAGGTAACACTTACCCAGCATTTGATCGTCGTTACGCTGATGTACCTGAGGGTGAATTGCCATTGGGTGAAAACTTGAAGATTACTTTGGAACGTGTGTTGCCTTTCTGGGAATCAGATATTTCAAAAGATTTGAAAGCTGGTAAAAACGTGGTTATTGCCGCTCACGGTAACTCATTGCGTGCATTGGTTAAGCACTTGGAAAACATCTCAGATGATGACATTTTGAATGTTGAAATCGCTAACGGACAACCATTGGTATATGATTTGGCTGATGACCTGTCAGTTGTATCAAAGAAAACATTAACTAAGTAA